From the Nyctibius grandis isolate bNycGra1 chromosome W, bNycGra1.pri, whole genome shotgun sequence genome, the window CAGAAGTAGtcagaaaatattgaaatagaTACCTAAAAAGATATGAAgaatttacatatttacaaaatCTTGCAAATTATTGCCTCGTTTTAACAAGGaattaaaagtaaattataCCAGCTAGCTAGCCAACGGGCTAAATAagatcagctttaaaaaaatctattagaCTAGCTGgaattcatttttctctcatcaTTTTCTAAATTTTGGTCAAAAGTCTTTATTAAATAACTAAAGTGTCCATTCAACTTGCTGACACCCAAATCTTAGACATCTCTGTCTACATTAAGAGCCCAGCAATGCATAGATAAATTGAATATATTACTGCATCAACTAATGAGAATGGGCATGTTCATTTAAGTGCAACTGGTATAAGCATTCAGTCAACTttgtataattatttttatacagacCAGCCACTCACTGTAAACCCATCAACTTGAATGTATAACAATGAAGGATTATGGCCAGTAATTTACAAAATTACATAAAATGTGTTGATtcataaacagaagaaacaaggtACACAGTTcagcacaaaacacagcaacaaGAAGCTGGCGGCTTGGCTAAAAATGTCAGAGTATAACACGGGGCCAAGGCTACCCATTATTTACTGTGTACTTACTAGAATTACATATTTCAGATGTATAAGTTAAGAACTGATTACAAAATTATCTTTACTTTTGTCCACTGTGCTAAactaatttgttttattatggTAAATGTGCTATTGCATAAATGCTTCAAAGCAATCTTCATTACAATGCTGTAAAGAAAACTCCATACGCTGCATCCAAAACTCAGGATGTCAATGCAGTTCACAGTATGCATAATAAATACCCTCTTCCCTTTCAAATATTAAAGTCACTACTTTCTAATTACTCAGCATAACCTTGAAGCAACTATTACAAATATCAACAATGCAAGCTTAATCActtcaataatgaaaacaagttAGGGGCAATTAAATTTGTAATACAAACAGTGCAAAGAAAAAGTATGGAGGGAAAGGGGTAATCCTACCGAAGTAATGTTCTCCTGCAAGAATTAGAACAAACATTTGCAAGACAAACTTTGTGGATGGCTAAATTGCACTcaaagttcaaaataaaaaatttactGAAGTTAAATAGTTGCTTTTATGGGAAACATTTTTGCTCATCCTTTCCTACTTGACCAAGGTAGTGAAGTGCAATTTTTGAGCCAATGACTtgccaaaacaaataaatgcaatccacagtgaagaaaaactttCAAATACGTACTTCAAGGTTCTACTACTTCTATATAAACTACATAGTCCCTCAAAACTGTAACACTTTGAACTGCAGTGCTCCAAACAATTTGTCTTTCAAAATGTAGACTGTTTGTTTAGTGGTAAATCCTAAGTTGTGCAGACTGTAGCTTTATACAACATCAGCTGCTTTAGGAAAGTTAAGTTATACAGGTGCATTAATCTTCAAAGTTGTGGACAAAACCCATCCAAATACAATAGCCTAAAATGCATCTGTTTAAGCCAGTAAGTTTAAAGTACGCAGATACCTCTGGCAGCATAATTACTTCTGTGTAAGGTAGCCATAGCCTATAATTTTGCAACAGCATCCAAGTATAGGTCTTCATACTTTACTCATGTTAAGTCCCTTGTGCTAGCTTCCACCAAGATGAacttgctgttttttaaactgaagtgcTCTAGTTTAGTATCACATAAGAGAGggttccatttaaaaaaaaaatccttgcatGTTTGTGCAGTTTAACTTAAAGAAACCCCTCCCTGCctttataagaaataaaataataaaataaaatgctacatTGAGCAGGGATCAGGATCGgtacctgtaaatattgttaTTACACTGCATCCATTACGGCAAAAGTAACTTAGACTAAAAAGCCACTCCAATCCTTTCAGAacttctgtgctggttttgaaatGGTGGCCTTTGTctacaggctttaaaaaaaactgaagCAGAGCTTAAAGCTGCACCACAGAGTTCTCTTAGTCCCAAACTCTACCGAACATTTCCACATTTATGGACTGAAAAGAGAGATTACTCTTGATAAATCAAGATATAGTTCTATACATAAAAAGACATCACTGATGTCATAAAGTTCAAACTTCCAGTGAAAGACTAAGCAAACCTGATAGCTCCCATCAAGTTTACTACTACTGCATAAAGTACCCACTGTTTGTTTAGTTTTCCACAGTCATTCTGAGTGAAGGGCAGTATGCTGGTGAAGAGCATGGGTGTTGATAAAACCATTTGTCTCATTTGCAGATAGAGTGCTGAAGTCAGCCACTGAAACAGCCATTTTGGCACTGGTAATATGGTGTGTGTGGTTTTCGAAGTCCACACCAAGGTTATTTACAGAGACATCATTCATGAAAGATTCTGGGACAGCAATTCCCATTTTCAATCTCTTTGCAGGTCTTTCTGTCTCCTCACTGCACATGTTAATTTGGTTTAGCTCTGAATGATAAAAGCCAGtctcaaataaattaaaacaatcaCTTTCACCATTGTTAGGCAAGTTAAGCAATTCTTCTGTTCCAACAGGCACATGATTAACTGGTGCTCGGGGTAAGATGTCCATAGAAGGAAAGGCATTATCCAGGCAGTTCACATCTGAAGTGTGGCAGACTGTAGCTACACTGTTTGTCAATGCTGGAAAAAAGATGAACACAAAATGTAAGTGAAATAGTTGTTTATATAGTTAcaacaaaaaggtttttttgtttttttggttgggtttttttttttttggtttgggtttttttcccccccttgaTTTACCTGTCAACTCATTGGCAGTGATAGAGTTCAGAATGCTTAACTGTTGATCAGGAATGGTTTCTGTTCGAGTATTAGATGTTAAGGCTGAAGAATGTACTGCTCCACCAAGGGCTTCTGCTTCATCTACCAAACGATCCATGTAGTCCCTTAAAGAATATGGCATTCATAATGGGttatttaacaagaaaaaaaggcctAAAAATGATGATGGATTTAATTTCAGTTGCCATAGCCACTGCAGCATTACACTGCAatgactggaagaaaaaaaaataatcttctacatttacattttacaacagaaaacatATTCCAAGAACGTTTTACTTACGTAACTCCTGGATGATGGTTATATCTCTTCTTTCCAAATCTTGTTTGCTGAGCAAAGTAATCATAACGTTCTGACTTTTTCCACATGTAATAAAAAGCCACACACTCAGCaactgttctggttcttaccTAAAAGGCGGCAAAAAGAATTGACAAGATTAATGCAAAGAATTATGTTTTTTCATCTCCCCAGTCCCCGTATTCCTGCAATATTATTAGTTTTACTGTTCTAGTATCTGGAACAAACCAATTAAATCAGGAGACTTGAAAGAGATCTACAATTTCAAGTTTCTTTATAGagagagtggtcaaacactggaacaggcttcctagagaggtggccgatgcctcaagcctgtcagtgtttaataggcatttggacaatgcccttgctaacatgctttaacttttggtcagccctgaaatggtcaggcagttggactagatgatcgttgtaggtcccttccaactgaaatattctattctaaataAGTATTGCATCTGTTCTATTGTATGCATTGttgttctttgggtttttttttttaaactagactGAAACTGTACCTACATCTGAAGCATTTCAGTTCATAACCTatataacaattttttaaactataagACAGACTCTCTCAAGATGGAAAAAGCTGAGCAAATCAACGACCTAAgagaagagaggcagaaaagacTTTGGGTACTTAGACAAATTCTGGTCCATAGTGACAGATAGATCAACTCACATGCTTTGCTGCatgttggaaaaaatattttaaaattatttctttgtatcTCTGGTGAATTACTGTTTATTGATAAGGTCCATTTAAAATTTGAACCACCCAAATATTCATCATAGGACAGGTTAAGCCAAGGGTTGAGCAGGACTAGCTGACTGTTGTTGAACAGCAACCACAACCCCATAAAGTTTACCTGAAATACAACAAAAACACCAGTCTCCTAAAGAAAAAACTTGTCGTGGTTTAACCTCAGCCAGCAACTAAACgccacacagccgcttgctcactccccccccAGTGGGATGAGgaagaatcagaagggtaaaagagaaaactcgtgggttgagataaagacagtttaataattaaaaagaaataattaaaacaatttgtaaggaaaagggaaaaaaacccaaaccaaaataataataataataaaaatttaaattatttttttaaaaaaaaagatgtaaataaaacacaagaaaaaacaagcaatgcaaaagaaaacaattgctcGCCACCAACCtaccaatgcccagccagtccccaagCAACAGGAGCCCCCACCAACCTTCGCcccccagttttattgctgagcataacatcatatggtatggaatatccctttggtcaattGGGGTCAagtgtcccagctgtgtcccctcccaacttcttgtgcacctccaaCCTACTCATTGGCAGGGTAGTCTGAGGAACagaaaggccttgactctgtgtaagcactgatCAGCAATAacaaacatccctgtgttatcaacactgtttccagcacaaatccaaaacatagccccttaccagctactatgaagaaatttaactgtATCCCAGCCATAACCAGTATAAAACCTCAAGGTGGTATCAAAACATACATGAGATGTACAGAAAGTTTGGAAACATCCATATTGTCAACTGTACCAAATGATACGTATATtcgaccaaaaaaaaaaaaaaaatccaattccTATTCTTCAGGCACAGAGGAGACAATCAGAAGCAATCCAGATCAAGATTAGAAGTCCTTTGCTGGCCAGAAACCAGAGTACTGATGGATGACTacactttctgaaaacacaaagaGCTAAGCCTGTTTCTGTAGAATTGCACCTTCCTGgtgacaaaaataaagatgcatTTTCCCCTCCCACAGCCATGGTATGAAAATACTATACTTCTAGGAGAGGTAGACATTTAAACTAAATTAGAATATAAATGCATAAATGGAAGTAATGTCAACATAAGTCGATTTCAGAGATAATATATTGACTCATCTTGCAACGCCTAGCTTTTCCAATGACATCGGAGGTAAAATTAGCACAAAAATTCCAAGCTGGTTTTAATATGTTGGTTCTTATTTCACTCTTCTGCATGgcttctgaaaactgaattgCTTTTACAAATTTTCAGCAATGTATCATCTACCAATTCTTCCATTTAACTGTAAAATACTAACCTTGTTTTTCTGTATGAGATGAAAGTCTTTCCCATAAATCAGAAGTGCATGTTCAAAGCTTCTGCATTCTTCTTCTGTCCATGCTGTCACCTCTTCTAGACAATTGCAAAAGTAGCATGATAAACTTATTTTCACTCACTAACCTTTTCGAGAATTAAATATTTGCGTTGCCAATGCATGAATATCCAAACACACTCTAAAAACCCCAATAGTTCAGTTAGACCCATGTTCTTTCCTCTACTGTACAGATATCCTACCTGAAATCTAACGTTCTTATTTATAAACTCAtaaaagtctgatttttaaaatcttttatcCTAGAGGACAAAGTACTCGATTTATTAATTCTTAAGAAGTTTGTCATCAAAAAAACAAGATTTGATAACATCACTGAGATATCAgtgagattatttttctgaatatttcttctTGCATCAGATACAAAGAACAgcagctgttgaaaaaaaaaggccatgaaggaacaatctttttttttttttttaagataaaacagaattttagttttacaaattaaacaaaacaaaaaagaaatcgctaaaaaagaataaaggttTTAAACCAAAGTAACTCAAACTATTTAAGTAGGTCAGTTTTGTCTCAAGTATTGTTACTTCTCTGCCTTGATTATGGGGATTTATGTCTATATATGTAAGGAAGGAATCCActctgtgatggttccccaggcaacctggtCTGCATTCTCAGATGTTCGGCACCAAGGGAGCTTCATGAGCTAACtctcaatcaatcaatcaggttggaagagacctctgggatcatcgagtccaaccattgccctgacaccaccatgtcaactagaccatggcactaagtgccatgtccagtcttttcttaaacacatccagagatggtgactccaccacctccctgggaagcccgttccaatgtctaataaccctttctgaaaagaaattcttcctaatgtccaaactGAACctaattcttcctaatgtccaacctggcgaagcttgaggctatgtcctcttgtcctatcgctagttgcctgggagaagaggccaactcccactccactacaacctcccttcaggtagttgtagactgcaataaggtcacctcggagcctcctcttctccaggctaaacaaccccagctccctcagccattcctcataggtcataccctccagacccttcaccagctttgttgccctcctctggactcgctccaacacctcaacatctttcttgaagtgcggggcccagaactggacacagtactcaaggtgcggcctcaccagtgctgagtacagagggacgatcacttccctagaccggctggctacactattcctaatagaggccaggatgccattggccttcgtggccacctgggcacactgctggctcatgtttagctggctgtcgatcagcacccccaggtctctttccgccgggccgctttctaaccactcttcccccagcctgtagagctgcatggggttgttgtggccgaagtgtaagacccggcacttgttcttgttgaacctcatgccgttggtctcggcccatctatctaacctgtccagacccctctgtagggccttcctaccctccagcagatcgacactcccacccagcttggtgtcatctgcaaatttactgagggtgcactcaatccctacgtctagatcatctataaagatattgaacagcaccggctcTGAGAGAACGGAGGGTGGAACGGTGTGGAGATAAacgtggccaggctctgtgtaaaCGAGGCAGGTACAGGAAGTCAATGGtacctcagaatcacagaatcaactaggttggaagagacttctgggatcatggagttcaacctttgacctaacaccactgtgtcaactagtGCCATGTtctaagtgccacatccagtcttttcttaaacacctccagggatggtgactccaccacctccctgagtagcccattccaatacctaataaccctttctgtaaagaaatttttcctaatgtctaacctgaacctcccctggcacagctggaggctatgtcctctagtcctgttgctagttgcctgggagaagaggccaacccccaccccgctacaacctcctttcaggtagttgtcgagagcaataaggtctcccctcagcctccttttctccaggctaaacaatcccattATATAACAAAGGAAGGATATTTCAGGCATCTTACATTCATAATGGTGATCTGTTCAGTTATCATTTAAAgccaatggggaaaaaaaaagaactaccaacaaacacatttcaaaacatttctggaagCAGATGCTGGATCTAAGACCTTTCTGCTCCCAGATGAAGGTGATAATCATTCCACTACAAggccattttctttctttctcacccCATTAATTTTGCACTCCTTACTACAGAGTTCCCAAGcttcaaagagaagagaagataCCCAGTAAAGTCTCACTGTTAAATTATCTTGGGAGATGGGGATTTTTAACTCATCTTGAGAATAGCAGTGAACTTCAGTGGGTAGAGTAGATCATAGCACAATGGTTACTCTAAGAGACAGGCACTAACAGTATTATCATCCTTTACCATTTTTAATGAGGGTATAAATCCCATCTGACTTGGGGTGGGGGAGTGAGTACTAGTCCTTAGGACAGAATTTGGGGCTCTGACCCACAAATGGGCAGAGGTATTTTTCAATCCCAAAACAAGAATCTAAATCCTAGAGAGGTGTAGGGTTTAGGATACAGCCCTGCAACTGATACTTCCTTACTGTTTAGCTCTACACAATCTCTTCTTGTACAAGAGCTTTCTGAAGCACTGCTCTGATATTCCTTATTGTTCCCTTCAGCTTTACCTTAGATACTTAGTTTTCACAGAGCCTAACTTGTAAACACTCAAATTTCCTTTGGATCCAGTTCTGAGAAGGGAATATCTTCCAGAATACCAATTTATACCAGGGCTCATAGTCCATTTCTGCTTTATGCAACACATATGTTAAAATACAGGACAAAGAACCATCTTTGCTAAATGATAAACACTGATTCTTATTTAAGGGAGTAATGAAGTTAGGGACAAACAAGATGGAAGCTCATTTTCCACTGTAAATTTGAGCAAACCTCTCCACGCTCTACCAAAGACCTATAGAACTATACAGTAGAACCAATTTAGGGTTGACATAGCACAATGTTAGCGCAGTGATGAAGAGAGTGGGGCTCACTTACATAGCCAGCTATGTTCTCCTGATTCTGCTATAAATGTCATCAGATTATTATTGATCATGATCTCAAAAAGGTACTGTAATGTGGGTGAGAACTGCCTAATGGGAGCAAAATCACGACTCCCCCCCCATCCTTCTCCTCAGTCTGTGCCATTCTTAAAACATCAatggaggaaagaagggaagaaaaggtgtAAAAGCTGATCCTGCAACCTTTATACAAGTTGCAAACTTCTCTAGCAGAAATTTCCATCTAGCCAACAGTCAGATTATACCTAATCTGTACTAAAGACATCATGGAAAGGGATGGGCTCGTCAATCTGAATCTTACTCAAGGTTTTTCtacacaactttttttttttattcctttttttttcctccaaacacacattttcttaaaaagcaggTACTCTCTCTTACCCTGAGATGCCTTTCCATTTGAGTAGTATCTCTCAATTGCTTCTTTAACATTATGGCTACTTTTGAGAAGTTCATATAGCGCCTATAAAATAGAAGTCATCTTTAGAAAGAGTCAAAGTTTGcaaatatccaatctaaacttctgAAACTAGCCT encodes:
- the LOC137675700 gene encoding mesoderm induction early response protein 3-like isoform X1 produces the protein MAEASFGSSSPVGSLSSEDHDFDPSAEMLVHDYDDERTLEEEEEMMEENKNFSSEIEDLEKEGNMPLEDLLAFYGYEPAIPVMAGSSADSSPSELTDELPDMTLDKEEIAKDLLSGDDEETQSSADDLTPSVTSHEATDFFPRPLRSNTTCDGDKESDGEDVEADNGNSSEDLRKEIMVGSQYQAEIPPYLGRYSDNEKAYENEDHLLWKPDVISESKVKEYLFETSLRTGNENMIGRIPEGLHTRDNEQALYELLKSSHNVKEAIERYYSNGKASQEEVTAWTEEECRSFEHALLIYGKDFHLIQKNKVRTRTVAECVAFYYMWKKSERYDYFAQQTRFGKKRYNHHPGVTDYMDRLVDEAEALGGAVHSSALTSNTRTETIPDQQLSILNSITANELTALTNSVATVCHTSDVNCLDNAFPSMDILPRAPVNHVPVGTEELLNLPNNGESDCFNLFETGFYHSELNQINMCSEETERPAKRLKMGIAVPESFMNDVSVNNLGVDFENHTHHITSAKMAVSVADFSTLSANETNGFINTHALHQHTALHSE
- the LOC137675700 gene encoding mesoderm induction early response protein 3-like isoform X2 yields the protein MAEASFGSSSPVGSLSSEDHDFDPSAEMLVHDYDDERTLEEEEEMMEENKNFSSEIEDLEKEGNMPLEDLLAFYGYEPAIPVMAGSSADSSPSELTDELPDMTLDKEEIAKDLLSGDDEETQSSADDLTPSVTSHEATDFFPRPLRSNTTCDGDKESDGEDVEADNGNSSEDLRKEIMVGSQYQAEIPPYLGRYSDNEKAYENEDHLLWKPDVISESKVKEYLFETSLRTGNENMIGRIPEGLHTRDNEQALYELLKSSHNVKEAIERYYSNGKASQEVTAWTEEECRSFEHALLIYGKDFHLIQKNKVRTRTVAECVAFYYMWKKSERYDYFAQQTRFGKKRYNHHPGVTDYMDRLVDEAEALGGAVHSSALTSNTRTETIPDQQLSILNSITANELTALTNSVATVCHTSDVNCLDNAFPSMDILPRAPVNHVPVGTEELLNLPNNGESDCFNLFETGFYHSELNQINMCSEETERPAKRLKMGIAVPESFMNDVSVNNLGVDFENHTHHITSAKMAVSVADFSTLSANETNGFINTHALHQHTALHSE
- the LOC137675700 gene encoding mesoderm induction early response protein 3-like isoform X3 translates to MLVHDYDDERTLEEEEEMMEENKNFSSEIEDLEKEGNMPLEDLLAFYGYEPAIPVMAGSSADSSPSELTDELPDMTLDKEEIAKDLLSGDDEETQSSADDLTPSVTSHEATDFFPRPLRSNTTCDGDKESDGEDVEADNGNSSEDLRKEIMVGSQYQAEIPPYLGRYSDNEKAYENEDHLLWKPDVISESKVKEYLFETSLRTGNENMIGRIPEGLHTRDNEQALYELLKSSHNVKEAIERYYSNGKASQEEVTAWTEEECRSFEHALLIYGKDFHLIQKNKVRTRTVAECVAFYYMWKKSERYDYFAQQTRFGKKRYNHHPGVTDYMDRLVDEAEALGGAVHSSALTSNTRTETIPDQQLSILNSITANELTALTNSVATVCHTSDVNCLDNAFPSMDILPRAPVNHVPVGTEELLNLPNNGESDCFNLFETGFYHSELNQINMCSEETERPAKRLKMGIAVPESFMNDVSVNNLGVDFENHTHHITSAKMAVSVADFSTLSANETNGFINTHALHQHTALHSE